CGTTTCAAAAAGCAAAGGGTGCTCCATTTATTTGTCGGGCTTGGCATGATATTTCTGGTGATTTTTTCTTATACGCCGATGTTCGGGATTCTGATGGCGTTTAAGGACTACAGCATCTCAGACGGAATCAAGGGGATTTTTACAAGTGATTGGGTGGGACTAAGGTATTTCGACGAATTTGTCCATGATTATCAGTTCGGTAAGATCGTCAGGAATACACTTGTGCTCAGCTTCCTGAAGGTGATCTTTGCGTTTCCTGCGCCTATTGTGCTGGCCATTCTGCTTAACGAAGTCAAAAGTATGCCATTTAAGCGGTTCGTTCAGACGATCAGCTATTTGCCCCATTTTATTTCATGGGTAGTGGTGGTCGGAGTCTCCTATGCGTTTCTGTCCGCAGATATCGGTCTAGTGAACAGAGCGCTGCTGGAAGCCGGGTTCATCGACCAGCCGCTTAATATTCTGACGAGTCCGAATTATTTCTGGGGCCTCGCTGTAGGGAGTGCCGTGTGGAAAGAGATGGGCTGGTGGACAATTATTTTTCTGGCAGCGATTACAGGCATTAATCCTTCACTGTATGAAGCTGCTGAGATTGACGGGGCTGGCAGGCTGGCCCGCATCCGCCATATCACACTTCCGGGAATGAAGGGGACCATCGTTGTCGTGCTGGTTCTGACCATCGGCAGCATTCTTGGAGGCGGGCTGGTAGGCTCTAACTTTGAGCAGGCCTATCTCCTGGGGAACAGCATTAATAATCCGACCTCGGAAATTGTGCAGACCTATGCGTTCAAGGTGGGGTTAAGCGACGGGCGGTTCTCTTATGCAAGTGCGATTGATTTAATCCAGTCTGTCATCTCGGTTATTCTAATCTTCTCCAGTAACTTCATTGCGAAGCGCGTCTCCGGCTCAAGTCTATTCTAGGGAAAGGAGCGGTAAATGTGCTCAAGAGTCAAAAACAAAAAGATCTGGTTATGGACAGTACTGTTTATTTGCTTCTTTCCATTATTGCCCTAACCATGCTATATCCCTTTTATTATGTATTGATTGCTTCGTTTAACAAGGGTTCAGACACACTTTTAGGCGGGATGTATTTATGGCCGCGCAGCGTAACCTTTGAGAATTACAGGATTTTTCTGGAGGACCCCAAATGGATGAAGGCGTTCCTGGTTACTGTGGCCCGCACGGTCTCCGGTACCGCGCTCGGGCTTCTGCTTACCAGTCTCGTTGCCTACGCGCTGTCTCACCGGGATCTGCTGTTCAGTAAATTTTATTTCACGATGATTATCTTCGCGATGTACTTCTCCGGCGGTCTGATTCCGTATTACGTGGTATTGCGTTCATTGGGACTGCTGAATACGTTTGGCGTCTACATTGTACCCTCTATGCTGAATACGTTTTTCTTGCTCATCGCCATCTCGTTTTTCCGCGAGATTCCCGGCGAATTGAAGGAATCCGCTCATATGGATGGAGCCGGAGAGTTCGTGATTTACTTCCGTATCATCCTGCCGGTGTCGATGCCGCTGCTTGCTACAATGGCACTGTTCATGGGTGTAGGCCAATGGAATTCCTGGCTGGACTCCGCGTATTTCGTTCAGTCCGAGAATCTGCGGACGCTTACATTCCGCATGATGGAGATCATCAACCAGAGCAACGCCCCGATGGATTCGGTAGCTGTGGCCAACCGGCCGGGCGGCGGAGTTACCAGCTTTTCCTTGCAGGTCACCTCGATGGTCGTCTCCATCCTGCCGATCATCTGCGTGTATCCGTTCCTGCAGAAGTATTTTGTACACGGGATTATGTTAGGTTCTGTCAAAGGTTAATCAGGATGCTGAGAACGAAACAGGGAGAGATAAACATTGCTTAGAGAGAATCTGGACCGGAATTGGGAGTTTGAACACGGAAAGCCGTTTCACATTCAAAGCAAGGAAAACGGGCAGGCGAGGATCGTTCATCTGCCGCACGACTTCACCATTGAAACAGATACCTGGGCGGAGGCTCCCGGCGGGAGAGCAACGGGGTATTACGGCGGAGGGATCGGCACTTACACCAAGATGCTGGATGTCCCGGCTGAGGCTGAGGGCAAGAGAGTTCTGGTCGAATTCGACGGCGCTTATATGAACACCACGGTGGTGCTTAACGGGCATACTGTAGCCCGGCATCATTACGGTTATACGCCATTTCATGCGGATCTCACGCCTTATATCAAGCCTGGCAAGCCGAACCGGCTCGCGGTGACGGTGAATAATGCCGCACAGCCCAATTCCCGCTGGTATACAGGCTCAGGCCTATACCGTCATGTCGATCTGTTAACCAGCCCGATGCTGCATATCGTTCCATGGGGAATCTATGCCCGCACGTCGCATATCGCGGGCGGCACAGCCTTCATCATTGTGGAGACAACGGTAGCGAATCATACGGATACTCCCGCCAGTGTATGGGTGGATCTCAAGCTGGAGAAGGAAGCCGGAGGGGGTGAGGCGGGAAGCGGAAGAGTGCAGGTCTATGTACCTGCGGCCGGAAAAGCCGTAGGCCGGGTGACAGTCGCCGTTGACCATGCCGAATTATGGGACGTTGATTCCCCGTATCTATACCGTATTACCGCATCTCTGAATGGAAGCGATAAGCATTATGACAGTGACAGCACGCTGTTTGGCATCCGTACGCTCACTGTTGATGTGAAGAACGGTCTGATGCTGAACGGGCGCACGGTCAAACTGAAGGGCGGCTGTGTGCACCATGATCACGGGCTTCTTGGCGCCGCTTCTTACAGAGACAGCGAGTACCGCAAAATGAAGCTGCACAAGGATAACGGATACAATGCCATCCGCTGCGCCCATAATCCGCCGTCCAGGGATATGCTGGATGCCTGTGACCGGCTGGGGCTGCTTGTGATGAACGAAGCCTTCGATATGTGGACGATGGACAAAAACCCGCATGATTACAGCTTGTATTTTGCAGAGAACTGGAAGTCTGACATTGAAGCATTTATCCGGCGTGACCGCAATCATCCCAGCATCATCATGTGGTCAACAGGCAATGAAGTGAATGAACGCGGAGGATTGTCCGGCGGATATGAGTGGGCGGCCCGATTGGCGGCATGGGTCAGAGAGCTGGACCCGACCCGTCCGGTTACCAATGCAGAGTGCACATTCTTCAGCGGGCTGGAGGATGAGGATCAGGAGCGGTTCTATGATGATCTCAAGAATCCGCCCAAGGAGTCGGCTGGCTTCGTCAACTTTGACACGGAGTTCGGCAAGCAGGTGTGGGACAGCTATACCGAAGCCTTCTGCGCTCCGCTCGATATTGTGGGCTACAATTATCTGATTCATCAATTCGATGCCGCTGCCTATAAATACCCTAGCCGGGTGATCTGCTCGACCGAGAGCATAGCCAGAGATATGGATAAATATTGGGAAGGTGTAGAGCGTCATCCTTATATTATCGGCGACTTCAACTGGACCAGCTTTGATTACATCGGCGAGGCCGGACTGGGCAAAACATTATACGTGGAACCGCAGGAGGCCGACGAACAGCGTAAAACGTTACATGAGTCCCCATACCCTTGGCGTCTGTCCTATGATGCGGATTTCGATCTGTGCGGCTTCGCCCGCCCCCAGCTGGCTTACCGGCGGATTGTCTGGGGTTCTAACGAGACCTTCATTGCTTCCCATCATCCCCAAAACTTCGGCAAAGCCGAGTTGATTAGCGGGTGGGGCTGGCCGGAATGCGATCATGCCTGGACCTGGAGCGGGTACGAGGGAGAATCCGTCACGGTCGATGTCTACTCGGCGGCTGAGGAAGTTGAGCTTATTCTGAACGGCGTAAGCCTCGGCAGGCAACCGGCCGGGAAGTCCAACCGTTTCAAGGCGCGATTTGTTGTCGCCTATACGCCGGGCACCCTGGAGGCTGTTAGTTATACGGGCGGCAGCAGAGGTTCGAGTGATGTGCTCCATTCGGCCGGGGAGCCGGCGGGCATCCGGATTGTTCCGGAGAAAAAGGAGCTTGCTGCAGACGGGCAGTCGCTCTGTTACGCGGTCGTTGAGATTATCGACGCAGCCGGCCATTGTGTGCCGGAAGCTTCGCTGCCGGCGGTTGCGCGGGTAGAAGGCGCGGCGTCTCTGGCTGGCTTCGGTACCGGCAGGCCACAGACGACCGAGAATTATACGACTGGCCGGTTCACTTCCTTCAAAGGCAGACTGCTGGCCGTTGTCCGCGCAGGGGTTGAGCAGGGCATCTCCACGCTGACAGTCAGCGTTGACGGGCTTGAACCGGTTAGTCTGGATATTCCTGTGAATTAATAATATGG
This region of Paenibacillus sp. FSL K6-1096 genomic DNA includes:
- a CDS encoding ABC transporter permease subunit, producing the protein MQLETNVTGTEIPRGQLWKRFKKQRVLHLFVGLGMIFLVIFSYTPMFGILMAFKDYSISDGIKGIFTSDWVGLRYFDEFVHDYQFGKIVRNTLVLSFLKVIFAFPAPIVLAILLNEVKSMPFKRFVQTISYLPHFISWVVVVGVSYAFLSADIGLVNRALLEAGFIDQPLNILTSPNYFWGLAVGSAVWKEMGWWTIIFLAAITGINPSLYEAAEIDGAGRLARIRHITLPGMKGTIVVVLVLTIGSILGGGLVGSNFEQAYLLGNSINNPTSEIVQTYAFKVGLSDGRFSYASAIDLIQSVISVILIFSSNFIAKRVSGSSLF
- a CDS encoding carbohydrate ABC transporter permease → MDSTVYLLLSIIALTMLYPFYYVLIASFNKGSDTLLGGMYLWPRSVTFENYRIFLEDPKWMKAFLVTVARTVSGTALGLLLTSLVAYALSHRDLLFSKFYFTMIIFAMYFSGGLIPYYVVLRSLGLLNTFGVYIVPSMLNTFFLLIAISFFREIPGELKESAHMDGAGEFVIYFRIILPVSMPLLATMALFMGVGQWNSWLDSAYFVQSENLRTLTFRMMEIINQSNAPMDSVAVANRPGGGVTSFSLQVTSMVVSILPIICVYPFLQKYFVHGIMLGSVKG
- a CDS encoding glycoside hydrolase family 2 TIM barrel-domain containing protein; this translates as MLRENLDRNWEFEHGKPFHIQSKENGQARIVHLPHDFTIETDTWAEAPGGRATGYYGGGIGTYTKMLDVPAEAEGKRVLVEFDGAYMNTTVVLNGHTVARHHYGYTPFHADLTPYIKPGKPNRLAVTVNNAAQPNSRWYTGSGLYRHVDLLTSPMLHIVPWGIYARTSHIAGGTAFIIVETTVANHTDTPASVWVDLKLEKEAGGGEAGSGRVQVYVPAAGKAVGRVTVAVDHAELWDVDSPYLYRITASLNGSDKHYDSDSTLFGIRTLTVDVKNGLMLNGRTVKLKGGCVHHDHGLLGAASYRDSEYRKMKLHKDNGYNAIRCAHNPPSRDMLDACDRLGLLVMNEAFDMWTMDKNPHDYSLYFAENWKSDIEAFIRRDRNHPSIIMWSTGNEVNERGGLSGGYEWAARLAAWVRELDPTRPVTNAECTFFSGLEDEDQERFYDDLKNPPKESAGFVNFDTEFGKQVWDSYTEAFCAPLDIVGYNYLIHQFDAAAYKYPSRVICSTESIARDMDKYWEGVERHPYIIGDFNWTSFDYIGEAGLGKTLYVEPQEADEQRKTLHESPYPWRLSYDADFDLCGFARPQLAYRRIVWGSNETFIASHHPQNFGKAELISGWGWPECDHAWTWSGYEGESVTVDVYSAAEEVELILNGVSLGRQPAGKSNRFKARFVVAYTPGTLEAVSYTGGSRGSSDVLHSAGEPAGIRIVPEKKELAADGQSLCYAVVEIIDAAGHCVPEASLPAVARVEGAASLAGFGTGRPQTTENYTTGRFTSFKGRLLAVVRAGVEQGISTLTVSVDGLEPVSLDIPVN